A single region of the Liolophura sinensis isolate JHLJ2023 chromosome 9, CUHK_Ljap_v2, whole genome shotgun sequence genome encodes:
- the LOC135474968 gene encoding uncharacterized protein LOC135474968 isoform X1 — translation MEGTQNGKSENYRYVDRVEQTISPPSYRHFTKSELKVMSSEVTTESVSAVHSTFRETAYLTNMGHNSNGVEKMATEIARGSKSNEESNVNIQAQSKQPHSELSLDNTLVDSLEQSIDRVERMLDEKDMLTSEKITVSSGETWSQTETSSDWVIIDDSSTADDGEREIVSGSSASEDTQLCLIEADRQPFMTVDPNDVLGRNDQSKKSSAFTEFLTIKQKRESFGNEVETAQFEQVLQEQLSAQKEREQREQKLMEKIFGTIPAYRADWKQKDSYVECNSASFSSSNTFTDQNRQETLSNMQFSSADWNAGDEKIRSSSSSEVQSSYHTDSSSLSSLSMAVKDLEKAVLTQGSVTEPSSLIEVERKFVPTENSENKLLEQGATLLSEKSFHDIYYDTPSYKLTLSDIWLRQRDGRWELKTPVTGASITTSSTQYNELTDEKDIVSELTISLSLDTGVSESVKSIKEFVQIGLLNEFCSFTTTRKSYGLQTCLVDLDVTSFGVKVGEIEMVVVDRDRIPEALDAIEDIAKQLGLPCQSFQQRVLGKIDAYLSKFNPFLHHLLVANKVLVATPPSYS, via the exons ATGGAGGGCACACAGAAtggaaaaagtgaaaattaCAGGTATGTGGACCGTGTGGAACAGACAATTAGTCCACCGAGCTATAGACACTTCACCAAGTCTGAGTTGAAGGTCATGAGTTCAGAGGTCACAACTGAATCTGTGTCAGCAGTACACAGCACTTTTAGGGAGACTGCCTACCTAACCAACATGGGTCACAATTCCAATGGTGTTGAAAAGATGGCAACAGAGATTGCAAGAGGTTCCAAGAGTAATGAAGAATCAAATGTTAACATCCAAGCACAGTCAAAACAGCCTCATTCAGAACTCTCATTAGATAATACCCTGGTTGACAGTCTAGAACAAAGCATTGATCGTGTTGAAAGAATGTTGGACGAAAAAGACATGTTGACGTCTGAAAAAATCACGGTATCATCTGGTGAAACCTGGTCACAGACAGAAACCAGCTCAGATTGGGTTATCATTGACGATTCATCAACAGCAGACGATGGAGAAAGGGAGATAGTTTCTGGGTCTAGTGCATCAGAAGACACTCAGCTGTGTCTTATAGAGGCAGATAGACAGCCATTTATGACAGTTGACCCAAATGATGTCCTCGGCCGAAATGACCAGTCCAAAAAGAGTTCTGCTTTTACAGAATTCCTCACCATCAAACAGAAGCGAGAAAGTTTCGGTAACGAAGTTGAAACTGCTCAGTTTGAGCAAGTTCTGCAAGAGCAGCTCAGTGCTCAGAAAGAACGAGAACAGCGAGAACAAAAGTTGATGGAGAAAATCTTTGGAACAATTCCTGCCTATAGAGCTGATTGGAAACAGAAAGACAGTTACGTGGAATGTAACTCTGCAAGTTTCTCATCGAGTAACACTTTTACAGATCAAAACCGCCAAGAGACTTTGTCCAATATGCAGTTTTCTTCAGCAGACTGGAATGCTGGAGATGAAAAAATTAGATCTTCGTCATCATCCGAAGTTCAGTCTTCCTACCACACTGACTCTTCCAGTCTTTCCAGTTTGTCAATGGCCGTGAAAGATTTGGAGAAGGCTGTCCTCACTCAAGGATCCGTTACAGAACCCTCTAGTCTCATTGAAGTTGAGCGAAAATTTGTACCGACAGAAAATAGCGAAAACAAGTTACTGGAACAAGGTGCAACATTGTTATCTGAAAAGTCATTCCATGACATCTACTATGATACGCCAAGCTACAAGTTGACCTTAAGTGACATTTGGCTACGCCAGCGTGATGGACGGTGGgagttgaaaacaccggttacTGGAGCCTCAATTACTACTTCCAGCACCCAGTACAATGAGTTAACAGACGAAAAGGACATAGTTTCAGAGCTCACCATCAGTCTGAGCCTGGATACAGGCGTGTCGGAAAGTGTGAAAAGCATCAAGGAATTCGTCCAAATCGGCCTCCTGAATGAGTTCTGCAGTTTTACAACAACTCGGAAAAGCTATGGACTGCAGACTTGCTTAGTTGACCTTGACGTGACCAGCTTTGGGGTAAAGGTTGGTGAAATCGAAATGGTGGTTGTAGATCGTGACCGCATTCCTGAAGCACTGGACGCCATTGAGGACATTGCCAAGCAATTGG GTCTGCCGTGTCAGAGTTTCCAGCAGAGGGTGCTGGGGAAAATTGACGCCTATCTTTCCAAGTTTAACCCTTTCCTTCATCATCTGCTGGTTGCCAACAAAGTTCTTGTGGCCACGCCTCCAAGCTACAGCTGA
- the LOC135474968 gene encoding uncharacterized protein LOC135474968 isoform X2, whose amino-acid sequence MEGTQNGKSENYRYVDRVEQTISPPSYRHFTKSELKVMSSEVTTESVSAVHSTFRETAYLTNMGHNSNGVEKMATEIARGSKSNEESNVNIQAQSKQPHSELSLDNTLVDSLEQSIDRVERMLDEKDMLTSEKITVSSGETWSQTETSSDWVIIDDSSTADDGEREIVSGSSASEDTQLCLIEADRQPFMTVDPNDVLGRNDQSKKSSAFTEFLTIKQKRESFGNEVETAQFEQVLQEQLSAQKEREQREQKLMEKIFGTIPAYRADWKQKDSYVECNSASFSSSNTFTDQNRQETLSNMQFSSADWNAGDEKIRSSSSSEVQSSYHTDSSSLSSLSMAVKDLEKAVLTQGSVTEPSSLIEVERKFVPTENSENKLLEQGATLLSEKSFHDIYYDTPSYKLTLSDIWLRQRDGRWELKTPVTGASITTSSTQYNELTDEKDIVSELTISLSLDTGVSESVKSIKEFVQIGLLNEFCSFTTTRKSYGLQTCLVDLDVTSFGVKVGEIEMVVVDRDRIPEALDAIEDIAKQLEFQRYCEANLQLAI is encoded by the exons ATGGAGGGCACACAGAAtggaaaaagtgaaaattaCAGGTATGTGGACCGTGTGGAACAGACAATTAGTCCACCGAGCTATAGACACTTCACCAAGTCTGAGTTGAAGGTCATGAGTTCAGAGGTCACAACTGAATCTGTGTCAGCAGTACACAGCACTTTTAGGGAGACTGCCTACCTAACCAACATGGGTCACAATTCCAATGGTGTTGAAAAGATGGCAACAGAGATTGCAAGAGGTTCCAAGAGTAATGAAGAATCAAATGTTAACATCCAAGCACAGTCAAAACAGCCTCATTCAGAACTCTCATTAGATAATACCCTGGTTGACAGTCTAGAACAAAGCATTGATCGTGTTGAAAGAATGTTGGACGAAAAAGACATGTTGACGTCTGAAAAAATCACGGTATCATCTGGTGAAACCTGGTCACAGACAGAAACCAGCTCAGATTGGGTTATCATTGACGATTCATCAACAGCAGACGATGGAGAAAGGGAGATAGTTTCTGGGTCTAGTGCATCAGAAGACACTCAGCTGTGTCTTATAGAGGCAGATAGACAGCCATTTATGACAGTTGACCCAAATGATGTCCTCGGCCGAAATGACCAGTCCAAAAAGAGTTCTGCTTTTACAGAATTCCTCACCATCAAACAGAAGCGAGAAAGTTTCGGTAACGAAGTTGAAACTGCTCAGTTTGAGCAAGTTCTGCAAGAGCAGCTCAGTGCTCAGAAAGAACGAGAACAGCGAGAACAAAAGTTGATGGAGAAAATCTTTGGAACAATTCCTGCCTATAGAGCTGATTGGAAACAGAAAGACAGTTACGTGGAATGTAACTCTGCAAGTTTCTCATCGAGTAACACTTTTACAGATCAAAACCGCCAAGAGACTTTGTCCAATATGCAGTTTTCTTCAGCAGACTGGAATGCTGGAGATGAAAAAATTAGATCTTCGTCATCATCCGAAGTTCAGTCTTCCTACCACACTGACTCTTCCAGTCTTTCCAGTTTGTCAATGGCCGTGAAAGATTTGGAGAAGGCTGTCCTCACTCAAGGATCCGTTACAGAACCCTCTAGTCTCATTGAAGTTGAGCGAAAATTTGTACCGACAGAAAATAGCGAAAACAAGTTACTGGAACAAGGTGCAACATTGTTATCTGAAAAGTCATTCCATGACATCTACTATGATACGCCAAGCTACAAGTTGACCTTAAGTGACATTTGGCTACGCCAGCGTGATGGACGGTGGgagttgaaaacaccggttacTGGAGCCTCAATTACTACTTCCAGCACCCAGTACAATGAGTTAACAGACGAAAAGGACATAGTTTCAGAGCTCACCATCAGTCTGAGCCTGGATACAGGCGTGTCGGAAAGTGTGAAAAGCATCAAGGAATTCGTCCAAATCGGCCTCCTGAATGAGTTCTGCAGTTTTACAACAACTCGGAAAAGCTATGGACTGCAGACTTGCTTAGTTGACCTTGACGTGACCAGCTTTGGGGTAAAGGTTGGTGAAATCGAAATGGTGGTTGTAGATCGTGACCGCATTCCTGAAGCACTGGACGCCATTGAGGACATTGCCAAGCAATTGG AATTTCAGCGGTACTGTGAAGCTAATCTTCAGTTGGCCATTTGA